Part of the Nicotiana sylvestris chromosome 2, ASM39365v2, whole genome shotgun sequence genome, aacaaatcagatagtgctgcaatataaactaaacagtttgaaatagtaggataatattgcccagaaaatgcatttgttgcaatttgaaaatgttctaaaaaatctaaaagaattttaacattagtccaatcttgagtggtaagcatttcatcatcatcttcaccacctacccgagaattaaacgttgcattaattgggtttctatattcatatgctactactaaactttcgtacatacaattccatctagtcgggcaaggtttaggaacctttctttctctaaggccatattcatcacattttttaaaatactctctaagtctacttctacggtttgaataaaaaagtcaATTAAGagtcattctaaccttttcaatttctatgtttaatattcgcataccatcaccgacaattaaatgataaatatgacaaatacatctaatgTTTTTGCAATAACTTGTCGtcgtctcacttttgcaataactTGCAAAATATTAGAACGCAGTCTAATGTTTCTTATCAAAATTTCAATTTGCTCGAAAGTAATCTTTAGACCGTGGTCTAAAATATCCATAAgctgcaagaaaaataaaaagaaagacatttaatatactaaaaaaaaaaaaggacagcccggtgcactaaactCTCGTTATACGCGGGGTTCGGGAAAGGGCCGGATCACAAGGTTCTATTGTACGCaatcttaccctgcatttctgctaGAGACTGTTTTCacgttttaaactcttgacctcctggtcacattacaacaactttaccagttacaccATTTAATTTACTAAACAGTTAGTCCCCAAAAAGGATAACTGACGAAAATTTCTGTACTCTCGATACACATACAATTTATTCATTCAAATAAAACATTTGCAATCAAAATAATACGATGGAGTAAAATTAAATCACTTATTAATGGAGTTTTAAATCAACTAGTACTGTAATGGTTCACATTAACTTATTTAATATTTGACCATCTTCCTTGGAGTCCTCTACATGTTGATGGGATTGACGAGTAAGGCTTCAATTACAGACTTCACATTATTCTTTGGATTACTATATCCATCTTCATTATTCTTGTAAACCACATCAATTAGACGTGTCAGATTTACGATTGGCTTTAAGATTTCAGCTGGCATTGAAGAATTAGTAGGCTTAATAATGCTCTATTTGCTCAAATCCTTCCATGCATTTTCAGCCATTTCAGAAAGTTGTGCACTTGCTTCTTCCACTGTTAAATTGTGCTCTTTCATATAGCATTCTATTCCCGTCACAAGTTGTCCTTTTTCTTTCTCAATCTATATATACGAAAGAAAAAAAAGCAGATGATGGATCATGCAAACATTAACGAATTCACATTTTATTTGAGATTGAGACGTAGTTTATATATCAATATATACCTGGTAAGTTGCAACGTCATCAATAACTCGACCAATTAATGCTGAAGCCACAAGAATCTTAGGTTTATTCATCATCCAATCGAATGCTGCTTTTGAAGATGATTTTATGCCCAATAATAAAGCAGGTGCAAGTAGGTAATAAGTTCCAGTTATGAGTGCATTGCTTAAGTATTCTTCAAATGGTGGACTTTTCCCTTTGATGAACCATTGTGCTTCAATGTAGTAACTCCTCACGATTTCCTTCATCTTTATATTTGAGAAATATAATAATATTAATTAAACtcataaaataaaaggaaaattatatatattagaGTTTTAAGTGATCGTACCGCCTCTTTGACGTAATATACTCCATTGAAACTCATATCTTGTTTCTCTACTTCGATGTCATATTCTTTGAAGAGATCGAGAAGAGTTGAATACAATGTTTTCATATAGGTAGGGAGTCGATCAATTTCACTTGTATCCCACCTGCAATGATTGGCAATGTTTTAACGTGAGTACCTTATTCCAATAATCATTATAGAATAGATGTTTAATCAAATATTTTCATGAGTCTTTAGATGTACATTAGAAATTATAAATGGAATATTGCATACCGGTCCATGGCTTCTGTGAACACTTCTAGTTCATCAAGAGTACCATAGGAATCATATGTGTCGTCAATTACTGAAATCATAGCTATGCATTTTGCAAGCATGATTCGAGCACGAGAATATTGAGGTTCAAAATACACCTCTACGGCCCAAAAAAAGCACTCCACCATTCTATCTCGAACATACGAAAGCTTAGACGCGAGATCCAAATCTTTCCACCATCTtcaaaataaattaatgagagtcATATTTAGTTAATTAACTCaagtaataaaatatatatggtaCTCAAATTAAATAAAATCATCTTACTGTGTGAGTTCACTAAGCTCTTCCTTGTGTAGCACTTGCAACAAATTATAATCTAGTTTGGCGAGCCTTAGTAACTTGTCATTTCTTGATTCAGATTCTCCATATATTGAAATGTTAAAATGGGCTTCAGCTCTTGGAATGCCTCTGTAGAGATTGCATGAGTGCATGTGTTACTTGTTTCTCAATAATAGAAGAGCTTAATTTGGgtgctattttctccaaatgttCTTTTGTGAAGATTAGAGCCTCTTCTAATATTTCATCTTCATGTTCCCTTACTTGAGCTGCTTCATACAGATTGAGCATACCCTTTACATCTTTAAGTAAAGTTTCCATGAATTTTCCATTGTTGTCTTTGAATTGGTTGAAATGATCTAAATTCACAAAATATCTTGTTATAACAAATTAACTAAAAACATTCATTTAAATTAAACAAAATTGTAATATATCTACACATAAAAATATATACCACAAGAGATTGGATAGCCGTGTTGCCTAAACAATCGAAAATATAGGGAAACACTGTATAGATCATGTTCTTCTTGGATGACATTTAGATTAAACAACTTGCTTATTTGATCTTCAATCTCCTCTTCAAAGTGATATGAAATACCAAGGCATTCAAGAGTATCAATCAAACATTTTTTCTGTGGTGTCATTGCCAGTAGTACTGATTATCATGTGCTTGACTTCCTCTTTCAAAGTTTCAATCTCCTTTATATTTTTTTTCGAAGACCTGTAATAATGCGCTCTCTCTTAGTatcaaaatatataataaaaaaaggtGAACGAGAAATAAAGAAGCATAGATATATATACCTGATTATTCAACGCAGAACAACTAAATATATTTCCCCAGAGGCTAGGTGAAAAATTTGTTGTTGGGCGAAAAACCCCATCTTGGTGATTTCCATTCAATGATGCAATTGTTGCCATTGCAAGAGACCTTACAAGATCTGAAAATCTGAATGTGAAATTTTCATTATTAGTTTCTGAGTTTGTGTTCCCATGAATGAAACCTTAATTTACTTTTTTCCTCAAACGAGTACAGTAAAGCCGTGACGGGCCGCCTGCCATGTAACATTTTCGTCATTTCTAATTTTTCGTGCAAAGTTTATGTGGATCCTACCAATTTAGAGACGAGTTTGGAATTCTAACTAAATAAATGCGAAAATCACTAACATGGGCAGATTTAGGGGAGGATGGGTATTTATCCGAACCCCCTTCGTCCAAAAATTACACTGTTTATATAGGGCAAAATTTGTTTTTTACTTTTATCTATTATGTTTTGAATCTCCTTGACACAATCAAAAGCATAGTTATGATCAACGGGGTTCAAAGTCTTTGTGAGGTCAATTCAAGTCCCATTGGTCACTTTCTCTTTCAATTTATTAAATTTTTCCTTGTTTGAACCCCTTAGCGGAaatcctcccccctccccccatcACTAATGCTTTTTCCAAAATTACTATGAATATGGGATGGATTCGAGATGAATGTATAACTAATATAAGTATGACACGTGGACAAAACAAATCCACCTATGTCAAGCACGAAGACATAGTTGAATAAAAATCAGCATAACATATATAGAGTCAACATGACTTCAAGAACCTCTAACGTCGGGCCGCCCGCCACCGTTCAATCAAAGAGTGCTAATTAGTAGCTAGAAACATATCAAGTAAAAATCAATTTTATCTTCTTTGCCCAAAGCACGTATGTCTGCAGCGTTGTCAAATGGTAAAATTTTATTCGTATAGAATATTTTACACCAAATTATATTATCTTACTATGATTAAAATAAATCAAGGTGACGATGTATAGTACACCTAATTAAGTGATAGACACGTGTCATATATCAATTAAGCTAGTATATATATCCAATGTAAGTAAGTCTTTGCTGTGATTGAATTGTATGGATAGCtcatctatttttttaaaaaattctttAATACTACTTTTGAGTTGTTTTTAAATATTTCAGCCTTAAAAAGCCATGAAATATACATTTTTAAATTTTATCAACAAAATTAGAATGATCCAGCTTTTCAGTCTACTTTTCTTAGTTAGACCGTTGAAAGTCACAGACATTCGACAATAATAAAGAATCCCAACTCTGGAATAccaacaacttgtttggatggttgttatccATTGttttgtattgtattgttactttaaatataatatttgttttgattgttacttaaattttattgtatcgttaAATCCAtcgttacataacgacgaaatatgtcactttatgtaacgaccaatttggtgtggtcgcgtcgttaccttgtgtttttctctctctcaccctttattattattaaataattttattttaatcatttaccctacctttttatatagtaattttaccATGTATCAtaattttctttataatattacaagtttattcttcatattgttggtgcgTGATGTCATGAAACGATAGcaaacgacacaatctatccaaacattgtttTATCAAACAATACAGTACAGTACAATACAGTACAATACGTTACATTATAAAACGATACGTAACAACCATGCAAACAAACTGTAAAATAACACAGAGCAGGTATGTACAATTCTTTTCAGTGATTTTTAGGTTTTAGCACTTCATAGCTTTTTTTTTGGGATCTTTACATACATAaatcatgcattatatatatactaGATGGGATTGGCCCGGGCTTGCCCAGGCCCAACACTTTGGATTAGAGTGTGAGCAATTGAGAAAGTCAGATCATATCTATCAAAGACAATGTATAATAGCGTCACaaattcatcaaactcaaccaTGTACTACTTATAGCTAAAGAGTGCCATTGGGAAAGAGTTCATTTATAAGCAAGTGACTTGTATGAACGGACTACACATTGCAAAGTTCAGCGATGTACAGTTCTAGCCTCAATCAATCCATTAAAGATACATAAAACAGCATGTTTGTAACATTAATGTCAAACAGACAAGATATACAACAACATTACATTTAGTTTCTACATTTCAATAAATAGACTGGTATGTATAACATGTAGAGGCCGCTCCAATATCCAAAAATAATACCAATTGCCTTCAAAAACATAGGCACATACTACTGATAACTATTTACGCAAAAATGTGGAACAGTTTGTTAAGGCGGCCAAATATCTGAACTTTGTTAAAGATCGGTATGATCTGCCAAAATGTTATCAAAATGTGTCTGTACATTCCATACCGTCTGAGCGAACATCACTGCTTCGACAATCTGTACAAATAAAATATTCATTTTAAGAACATTAGTAGATGGTAAAATATGGTATTTGAGTTTCTAACCTTGACTGTCGTCTATTACTTTTAGTAAACAATAAAATAAAGAGGTCTATTGGTTGGCTGTATTCCTTACCTGTCAACTCGCAAGCAAGCATTCGTTGTCTTTTGTCACTCAAGTTAGCTATCCATACCGTAACCGCTTTGGTAGGGTACTTGGTTCCCTTTTCTGTTTCTTAGTTGCTTTTGCATCAGTCACAAGTATTGGCTCTTCTTCCATAATTCTGTCGGCACCACTCACAGATGTTGAGTCTTCTGGTAGAAACATGGTTGGTTTTTCAGTGTATGACAAAAGAACCAGAGAACCTGCATTTTTGTCTGGTGTTCTGGATGATGACCATTGTAGCTGAACTCTGAATAGTTTATCAGCAAGTAGTTGATTGTTATGGGCAGCAGGGAATAACTCATTCTGCAAACAGATAGTAAATATAATAGATATCATATCAGAGTATTATATTAAGTTTGTTGACCTATGTTAACTGCGATGTTGTATGTGTATGTACCTTAACACCAGTGATATCATATATCTGTTCAGCTGTCATTGATAATATTCTTTCGCCCAAGCCTTCAGACATTGTTGCTGTTATTGTGCCAGTTTCGTCTGTAATTTCTACCTCAAAGTGGCACCTATGATGTGGTATGTTGTAAATTATTTTAGTTGAGGTACAATAGATGGCCTACAATATCAAATATTGCCAATGGTATAATCTTATTAGTAGTAGTTGTTACCTTGGAATTAACATCCGTGACAGCCTGCAGTTTATGCATTgaatctccctttttattttgctCCGAACAAGATGGTTACATTCAGAACAACCTAGCAGGTAAAATCGTTGGAAATGCCCAGGTAGCGAAATTTCTCCTTCGACGTAAAAACTTTCCGCCTGCAAAGTGTTAACACGGAGAAATAATAGAAGGAAAACTTAGTGAGTAAGAGACAAAATGActtatttttttgttctttttatccAGGTAAAAGCACGTGAAACAATGTGCATATTGAAATAAACTGCTTTTTGTCACATATAATTGTGGTCGTTCATAGGCAGTTGTAGGACAATTTTCAGATGTTCTTTAACTTTTTTCTACAGTAAAAAGTAAGGAAAAACTTAAAGGTAAATACTAATATGAATACTCAGTTAACCATCTGCTCCAACCTAAAATTCATTTGGTAAAGGGTTTCCTATTCTTTAATCCAACCCCTATATATACTTCTCTTTTGCATCTTCTTTTCTTCACATACAAGTTTAAAGTATTGGTTATAAGTACACTTCTTACATAAAAAAACAAACCAATAAAGCAATACTTTTAGTTTCTTGTCTTTTTTAACTCCATTTGTTTTCCAAGTTAGAAGCAATAAAATACCAAAGATGATGATGTCTATATTCAGTTCCTTTGATGCTCTCTCTGCTGAAGTTTTTCGACAAAAGGTCACAGAGTTTATGCAGCAAGGCCACTTAAGATAAAATTGTATATAATTTCACAAATATTTGCAACCAAACACTTATCCAATTTGAACAATTTTTAGTCAGCAGAAATTCTGAAAATTAGGAAAAGAAGAAACCAAAACCTATCTTATAACTATAAGTGAAGCCTAAACAGCAAAGACATATAATTTCAAGGAATTTTTGGTCAGGTAAATTAACTGGGAATAAGAGCTCTGTAAGTTTAACCTAATAAGTTATAGCATGTTTTTTCACTATACTATCTAACACCATATTCTTCTAAACCTTTGTGAAGGGAAAAAAACTCTCAAACTATTTGAAAAGGAATTAACAAAATTAGTCTTTTGAGTTGGGAGGGGTAGATGGCATGTTATTTCAATATTCTAAAAACTTAAAAACTTTTGAATAAAGTAAAGATTTTCAAAAGCAAAAATTATTGAAACACTTTTAGAAACAAACGCCATCCAATCctctcaaaaataatttttatatatgaATCCTTATAATAAAATTTATTGAACTGTTATCCATATTGTATAAAAGATACATTGTATGGcagtttttggcattttattttgTAATTTAGTGAACTCACAGTGGAGGTTTGCGTAGCAATAGCTGAAACAGATAATATTTCATCGTCAATAGCTACAAGATTAAGCGATGAAGCTGACTCTGCTGGACTCTTCACTGTGTATTTAATTAGCATTTGTTTGTTCTCATTTATCCTGTAATTCGCACAGGAAATGTCAGACAATTATTTTTCCATAGAAGAAATAACAGTTAAATAATAATGTGGTACATTTTAGGCACAGTTTGTATTGTACTAATTCTGTAATTCAGTTGCTTGCACATATAAGGGATTGATTAAGATTGTTGAGTTGTATCTTGTTGCGAAACGGGTAACTGCGTATGCAAATTTTTTTAATAACCAACGCTGAACCATAATCCATATGTAGGAACAGGAGCTGCGTGAACTTACCACCCTGTTATTTTGTGGTACCTATCCGCTTCGCGAGAATAATAGGATATTCTTGTAGTTGTCTCACTTGTTTCAGTAACTCAGCTCCTTCATTGCTTGCCATGTCTTCCCATATAGTGAAGAAGAGAGGTTTCTTCCTATACATGTTACTAATATAAGTGTTAGGTAGAGATTTTGTTATGTAATAGAAGATTAAATGACTCACATTTTGTCCATAACTATGCCTCTTGAAATTTCTTACTCTGATCAGCGGTGTATTGCATTGTCCCACAGTTTACCACCACAACTAATAAATCTGTTGTTATAAACAAAAAACAAATGTACGTAAAACCAATATACTTGCATTCAGCATGAGTTTCAAGCAATTAAGCTGTTATAAGGCATAAGGTAATTTGAAATATACCAAATTCAACATCGGAAGACT contains:
- the LOC104221207 gene encoding uncharacterized protein, whose protein sequence is MLIKYTVKSPAESASSLNLVAIDDEILSVSAIATQTSTAESFYVEGEISLPGHFQRFYLLGCSECNHLVRSKIKREIQCINCRLSRMLIPRCHFEVEITDETGTITATMSEGLGERILSMTAEQIYDITGVKNELFPAAHNNQLLADKLFRVQLQWSSSRTPDKNAGSLVLLSYTEKPTMFLPEDSTSVSGADRIMEEEPILVTDAKATKKQKREPSTLPKRLRYG